From one Streptomyces sp. R41 genomic stretch:
- a CDS encoding family 43 glycosylhydrolase, producing MRRLIGRLLTAVLATLALMTAGTPAHAVAPASPAVTFTNPIAEKRADPHIFKHTDGYYYFTATVPEYDRIVLRRATTLQGLSTAPETTIWTKHASGVMGAHIWAPEIHFIDGKWYVYFAAGSTSDVWAIRMYVLESSAANPLTGSWTEKGQIATPVSSFSLDATTFVVNGVRYLAWAQRNPAEDNNTSLFLAKLANPWSISGTPVEISQPTLSWETVGYKVNEGPAVIQHGGKVFMTYSSSATDANYCLGMLTASASADLLNPASWTKGSQPVFKTNAATSQYGPGHNSFTVSEDGKSDILVYHDRNYKDITGDPLNDPNRRTRLQKIYWNSDGTPNFGIPVADGVSPVRFSSYNYPDRSIRHWDFRAKIEPNVTNLADSQFRVVTGLAGTGTVSLESTNYPGYYLHQKNYEVWVEKDDGTAAFRSDASFYRRAGLADTASGVSFESYSSPGRYVRHYNYLLYTQPADTTTAKADATFYAE from the coding sequence ATGAGACGTCTCATCGGCCGCCTGCTGACCGCGGTCCTCGCCACGCTGGCCCTGATGACCGCCGGTACGCCCGCCCACGCGGTCGCCCCGGCCTCGCCCGCCGTGACCTTCACCAACCCGATCGCCGAGAAACGCGCCGACCCGCACATCTTCAAGCACACCGACGGCTACTACTACTTCACGGCAACCGTCCCGGAGTACGACCGGATCGTGCTGCGCCGGGCCACCACGCTCCAGGGCCTGTCCACGGCCCCGGAGACCACGATCTGGACCAAGCACGCCAGCGGCGTGATGGGCGCTCACATCTGGGCGCCGGAGATCCACTTCATCGACGGCAAGTGGTACGTGTACTTCGCCGCCGGGTCGACCAGTGATGTGTGGGCGATCCGGATGTACGTCCTGGAGAGCAGCGCCGCGAACCCGTTGACCGGCAGCTGGACCGAGAAGGGCCAGATCGCCACCCCGGTGTCCTCCTTCTCGCTGGACGCCACCACCTTCGTCGTCAACGGCGTCCGCTATCTCGCCTGGGCCCAGCGCAATCCCGCAGAGGACAACAACACCAGCCTGTTCCTCGCGAAGTTGGCCAACCCCTGGAGCATCAGCGGCACGCCGGTGGAGATCTCCCAGCCCACGCTGTCCTGGGAGACCGTCGGCTACAAGGTCAACGAAGGCCCGGCGGTCATCCAGCACGGCGGCAAGGTCTTCATGACGTACTCGTCCAGCGCCACCGACGCCAACTACTGCCTGGGCATGCTGACCGCGTCCGCCTCCGCCGATCTGCTCAACCCGGCCTCCTGGACGAAGGGTTCGCAGCCGGTCTTCAAGACCAACGCCGCGACCTCCCAATACGGGCCCGGCCACAACTCGTTCACCGTCTCCGAGGACGGCAAGTCGGACATCCTCGTCTACCACGACCGCAACTACAAGGACATCACCGGCGACCCCCTGAACGACCCGAACCGCCGCACGCGCCTCCAGAAGATCTACTGGAACTCCGACGGCACCCCCAACTTCGGCATTCCGGTCGCCGACGGCGTCTCCCCGGTCCGCTTCTCCTCGTACAACTACCCGGACCGCTCCATCCGCCACTGGGACTTCCGGGCGAAGATCGAGCCCAACGTCACCAATCTCGCCGACTCCCAGTTCCGCGTGGTGACCGGTCTCGCGGGCACGGGCACCGTCTCCCTGGAGTCGACGAACTACCCCGGCTACTACCTCCACCAGAAGAACTACGAGGTGTGGGTGGAGAAGGACGACGGGACCGCCGCCTTCAGGAGCGACGCCAGCTTCTACCGGCGGGCGGGCCTCGCCGACACGGCCTCCGGTGTCTCCTTCGAGTCGTACAGCTCCCCCGGCCGCTACGTCCGGCACTACAACTACCTGCTCTACACGCAGCCCGCCGACACGACGACGGCCAAGGCGGACGCGACGTTCTACGCCGAGTAG
- a CDS encoding family 43 glycosylhydrolase: MFRTRRWFVLGAALLALLASFVSQPASAADGRPYTNPIKSQKGADPWLEYYNGNYYLVTTSFTNELTMRKSPTLAGLSTAPSVQIWTDTTSGRNANFWAPEIHFFNGHWYLYYSGAQSGAACCDTQRTHVLESAGSDPMGPYTYKNSLTGSNLDPGGWLIDATVLQYNSKLYLVGSGSIGGSKQSLVIAPMSNPYTLGSSAFTVISSPTLSWETSGAPVNEGPEPLYHNGRTFLTFSASYCQTADYKLGQLELTGSDPLSAASWTKKQTPVFQRNDAAGVYGPGHNGFFTSPDGTENWIVYHANSSSSGGCGNGRTTRAQKFTWNADGTPNFGTPVATGTSLAGPSGETAATPTAYTVVNRNSGKCLDVQGGNTADGTNIFQWTCTGGANQKWRIEDQGNDTSRLVNVATGKVMDTADCSTADGADLRQWSWLNNNCQKFRLIYTGGDYVRISNANSGKVADVADCGTGDGTDVRQWTWLNNTCQQWQLKPTV; the protein is encoded by the coding sequence GTGTTCCGCACCCGCCGCTGGTTCGTCCTGGGGGCAGCGCTGCTGGCCCTGCTCGCGTCGTTCGTCAGCCAGCCCGCGTCCGCGGCCGACGGGCGGCCGTATACCAACCCGATCAAGTCGCAGAAGGGCGCCGACCCCTGGCTGGAGTACTACAACGGCAACTACTACCTGGTGACGACCTCGTTCACCAACGAGCTGACCATGCGCAAGTCGCCGACGCTCGCGGGGCTTTCGACGGCCCCGAGCGTGCAGATCTGGACGGACACCACCTCCGGCCGCAACGCGAACTTCTGGGCGCCGGAGATCCACTTCTTCAACGGCCATTGGTACCTGTACTACTCCGGGGCGCAGAGCGGAGCGGCCTGCTGCGACACCCAGCGCACCCACGTCCTGGAGAGCGCGGGCTCCGACCCGATGGGCCCGTACACCTACAAGAACAGCCTGACCGGCTCCAACCTCGACCCGGGCGGCTGGCTCATCGACGCCACCGTCCTTCAGTACAACAGCAAGCTGTATCTGGTGGGCAGCGGTTCCATAGGCGGCAGCAAGCAGAGCCTGGTCATCGCGCCGATGAGCAACCCGTACACGCTGGGCAGTTCCGCCTTCACCGTCATCTCCAGCCCCACGCTGAGCTGGGAGACCTCCGGCGCCCCGGTCAACGAGGGGCCCGAGCCGCTGTATCACAACGGCAGGACGTTCCTGACGTTCTCCGCCAGCTACTGCCAGACCGCGGACTACAAGCTCGGCCAGCTGGAGTTGACCGGCAGCGACCCGCTCTCCGCCGCGTCCTGGACGAAGAAGCAGACCCCGGTCTTCCAGCGCAATGACGCCGCCGGGGTCTACGGGCCCGGCCACAACGGGTTCTTCACCTCGCCGGACGGCACCGAGAACTGGATCGTCTACCACGCCAACAGCTCCTCGAGCGGCGGCTGCGGCAACGGTCGTACGACACGGGCGCAGAAGTTCACCTGGAACGCGGACGGCACACCGAACTTCGGCACCCCGGTCGCGACCGGGACCAGCCTCGCGGGCCCCTCCGGAGAGACGGCGGCGACCCCGACGGCGTACACCGTGGTGAACCGCAACAGCGGCAAGTGCCTGGACGTGCAGGGCGGCAACACCGCGGACGGCACCAACATCTTCCAGTGGACGTGCACCGGCGGGGCCAACCAGAAGTGGCGGATCGAGGACCAGGGCAACGACACCAGCCGCCTGGTCAATGTCGCCACCGGCAAGGTCATGGACACCGCCGACTGCTCCACCGCCGACGGGGCGGATCTGCGGCAATGGTCGTGGCTGAACAACAACTGCCAGAAGTTCCGGCTCATTTACACCGGTGGCGACTACGTGCGGATCTCCAACGCCAACAGCGGCAAGGTCGCCGACGTGGCCGACTGCGGTACGGGCGACGGCACCGACGTACGCCAGTGGACCTGGCTGAACAACACCTGCCAGCAGTGGCAGCTCAAGCCCACCGTCTGA
- a CDS encoding FAD:protein FMN transferase, which produces MRRVEHVMGFPVSLRIDDELVDDETADPVFAWLREVDARFSPFLADSEVSRLDRGELEPDELSRDLVEVLGLCEEYRVASHGAFDVRLHGRGLDPCAVVKGWSVQRAAELLAARGVRRFCLNAGGDVVTYGGPWRVGVRHPELADRLCAVLEITDGAVATSARYERGDHILDGRTGRAATGLLSVTVVAPSLTEADATATAAFAMGAEGVEWAAAREGCEVFAVDAGRGVLRTAGFPVAG; this is translated from the coding sequence GTGCGCCGCGTCGAACACGTCATGGGGTTCCCGGTCTCCCTCCGGATCGACGACGAACTCGTCGACGACGAGACCGCGGACCCGGTGTTCGCGTGGCTGCGCGAGGTCGACGCCCGGTTCAGCCCCTTCCTCGCGGACAGCGAGGTGTCACGCCTGGACCGGGGCGAGCTGGAGCCCGATGAGCTCAGCCGCGATCTGGTCGAAGTCCTCGGTCTGTGCGAGGAGTACCGGGTCGCGAGCCACGGCGCGTTCGACGTACGGCTGCACGGCCGCGGCCTCGACCCGTGCGCGGTGGTGAAGGGCTGGTCGGTGCAGCGGGCCGCGGAGCTGCTGGCGGCACGCGGGGTGAGGAGGTTCTGCCTCAACGCCGGTGGTGATGTGGTGACGTACGGCGGTCCCTGGCGGGTGGGCGTACGGCATCCCGAGCTGGCCGACCGGCTGTGCGCCGTGCTGGAGATCACTGACGGCGCGGTGGCGACCTCCGCGCGGTACGAACGGGGCGACCACATCCTCGACGGGCGCACCGGCCGTGCGGCGACGGGCCTGCTCAGCGTCACGGTCGTGGCGCCGTCGCTGACCGAGGCGGACGCGACGGCGACGGCGGCGTTCGCCATGGGTGCGGAGGGCGTCGAATGGGCCGCCGCGCGGGAGGGCTGCGAGGTGTTCGCCGTCGACGCCGGGCGCGGGGTGCTGCGCACCGCGGGGTTCCCCGTCGCCGGTTGA
- a CDS encoding FMN-binding protein produces the protein MKRAISVVVLTVAGLIPLWRYEPSSTTTTTTEVVAPTPTPSSTASSSSSASPSTSAAAPQVVQGSTVNTSKGTVQVEVTFEGDKMSSVRMLQQPNHPQTTAAVPVLIKETLRAQSADIDTVSGATITSEGYVQSLQAALDAKGS, from the coding sequence ATGAAGCGAGCCATTTCTGTCGTGGTGCTGACCGTGGCGGGGCTGATCCCGCTCTGGCGGTACGAACCGTCGAGCACTACGACGACGACCACCGAGGTCGTCGCGCCGACCCCGACTCCCTCGTCGACCGCGTCGTCCTCGTCCTCGGCCTCGCCGTCCACGTCGGCCGCCGCCCCACAGGTCGTCCAGGGCTCCACCGTCAACACCTCGAAGGGCACCGTGCAGGTGGAGGTGACCTTCGAGGGCGACAAGATGAGCTCCGTACGCATGCTCCAGCAGCCGAACCACCCGCAGACCACGGCCGCCGTGCCGGTGCTGATCAAGGAGACGCTGCGGGCGCAGAGCGCCGACATCGACACGGTGTCCGGCGCCACGATCACCAGCGAGGGATACGTCCAGTCGCTTCAGGCGGCCCTCGACGCGAAGGGTTCATGA